A window of the Phaseolus vulgaris cultivar G19833 chromosome 5, P. vulgaris v2.0, whole genome shotgun sequence genome harbors these coding sequences:
- the LOC137835379 gene encoding probable WRKY transcription factor 69, translated as MYHRRFNKPIHVANPDEPEPEPTSEAGPASPSSCDDTKAEAPSPKKRREMKKRVVTVPIGDVDGSKSKGETYPPSDSWAWRKYGQKPIKGSPYPRGYYRCSSSKGCPARKQVERSRVDPTKLIVTYANDHNHSIPLPKSNSFAVSAASSPPESASRFPPEEEMVVFATHTDFELAGDAAVLLSHHHFRWFDDVASTGVLEIPICGEVDDVAMPMREEDELLFADLDELPECSVVFRRRNIPRSSAIRCGGITG; from the exons ATGTACCACCGTAGATTCAACAAACCGATACATGTCGCTAACCCAGATGAGCCCGAGCCCGAGCCCACCTCAGAAGCTGGGCCTGCTTCTCCCTCTTCCTGTGATGACACTAAAGCAGAAGCACCGTCACCTAAGAAAag GAGGGAGATGAAGAAAAGGGTGGTGACGGTACCGATCGGTGACGTGGATGGATCTAAGAGCAAAGGAGAGACGTATCCACCGTCCGATTCATGGGCCTGGAGGAAATACGGCCAAAAGCCCATCAAAGGCTCCCCTTACCCAAG GGGATACTACCGATGCAGCAGTTCAAAGGGGTGTCCCGCAAGGAAGCAAGTGGAGCGAAGCCGTGTGGACCCCACAAAGCTCATAGTTACCTACGCCAACGACCACAACCACTCCATCCCTCTCCCCAAATCCAATTCCTTCGCCGTTTCCGCCGCTTCCTCGCCGCCCGAGTCCGCCTCCaggtttccgccggaggaggaAATGGTCGTATTTGCTACTCACACCGATTTTGAACTTGCCGGCGACGCGGCGGTTCTGCTCAGCCACCACCACTTCCGGTGGTTCGATGACGTTGCGTCCACCGGCGTCCTCGAGATCCCGATCTGCGGCGAGGTGGATGACGTGGCGATGCCGATGAGAGAGGAGGACGAGTTGCTCTTCGCCGATCTCGACGAGTTGCCGGAGTGC